From one Halosimplex rubrum genomic stretch:
- a CDS encoding glycyl radical enzyme family protein, giving the protein MADAAYPTANGFVWDCRDCGFTGDWLTVDGCCPECGGRDLPTLERDA; this is encoded by the coding sequence ATGGCCGACGCCGCGTACCCGACCGCCAACGGGTTCGTCTGGGACTGCCGGGACTGTGGGTTCACCGGTGACTGGCTGACCGTCGACGGGTGCTGTCCCGAGTGTGGCGGTCGCGACCTCCCGACTCTGGAGCGTGATGCGTGA
- a CDS encoding phage major capsid protein, with translation MGITASDVVSDDDVRAIVEEIRNQYYQARRPFREHDATDINSNSFDFPVSNSDIDGEAVEIPEGADYPRAEKDYSEVSAAYTKYGVEVTISDEAVDDGYIDVEMDAEEDMVRAEEKRMDTVAFGVLSGNTNSAGPIDANSNSNNTIEYADIVQARQQAFTDELSLSDTVLVAAGQNMADFLNMDEFTQASELGDQVITQGVLPGGNLVGTEALLGVVGDVPVYLSNSGSFSQGQAFMVDTSNFGWESVRWDTEIDQYREDSNDQDVWKIRGRWDWVATQPSANIEINT, from the coding sequence ATGGGAATTACCGCAAGCGACGTCGTCAGTGATGATGACGTTCGAGCGATCGTCGAAGAGATCCGCAACCAGTACTACCAGGCGCGTCGCCCGTTCCGCGAGCACGACGCGACCGACATCAACTCCAACAGCTTCGACTTCCCGGTGTCGAACTCCGACATCGATGGCGAGGCCGTGGAGATCCCCGAGGGGGCGGACTACCCGCGGGCTGAGAAGGACTACAGCGAGGTCTCGGCAGCCTACACCAAGTACGGTGTCGAGGTCACCATCTCCGACGAGGCCGTCGACGACGGGTACATCGACGTGGAGATGGACGCCGAAGAGGACATGGTCCGCGCCGAGGAGAAGCGGATGGATACCGTCGCGTTCGGCGTCCTCTCGGGCAACACCAACTCGGCGGGCCCGATCGACGCCAACTCCAACTCCAACAACACGATCGAGTACGCTGACATCGTCCAGGCTCGCCAGCAGGCGTTCACGGACGAACTCAGCCTGAGCGACACCGTCCTCGTCGCAGCCGGTCAGAACATGGCCGACTTCCTCAACATGGACGAGTTCACGCAGGCGTCCGAACTCGGCGACCAGGTCATCACCCAGGGCGTTCTCCCCGGCGGCAACCTCGTCGGCACGGAAGCGCTGCTCGGTGTCGTCGGTGACGTTCCGGTCTACCTCTCGAACTCCGGCTCGTTCTCCCAGGGCCAGGCGTTCATGGTCGACACCAGCAACTTCGGCTGGGAGTCGGTTCGATGGGACACCGAGATCGACCAGTACCGCGAGGACTCCAACGACCAGGACGTGTGGAAGATCCGCGGCCGGTGGGACTGGGTCGCCACCCAGCCGTCGGCGAACATCGAGATCAACACCTGA
- a CDS encoding HK97-gp10 family putative phage morphogenesis protein: MSDIDLELDGLDALETRIEELQEDYREPDNWFVGTAVEYAIFLEFGTSKMDAKPFVRPAVHAYQSNLEAAIATDTRKTLDDIDSAEELVQTIAFGLERRIKRIITAKGLIETGTMRASVKAVDNPTRLPDADQVDPGDAVATADVEVSADA, translated from the coding sequence ATGAGCGACATCGACCTCGAACTTGACGGCCTCGATGCGCTGGAGACGCGTATCGAGGAACTACAGGAGGACTACCGCGAGCCCGACAACTGGTTCGTCGGGACGGCCGTCGAGTACGCGATCTTCCTCGAGTTCGGAACCTCAAAGATGGACGCAAAGCCGTTCGTCCGGCCCGCAGTCCACGCCTACCAGTCCAACCTCGAAGCGGCGATCGCCACCGACACGCGAAAGACACTCGACGATATCGACTCCGCGGAGGAGCTCGTCCAGACGATCGCGTTCGGACTGGAACGTCGCATCAAGCGCATCATCACGGCGAAGGGGCTCATCGAGACGGGCACGATGCGGGCGAGTGTGAAAGCCGTCGACAACCCGACGCGGCTCCCGGACGCCGACCAGGTCGACCCCGGCGACGCCGTCGCGACCGCCGATGTCGAGGTGAGCGCCGATGCGTGA
- a CDS encoding helix-turn-helix domain-containing protein — protein sequence MTGTESGRFADLPPSAKYVYELVDRDGPLTRQELLQKLPEPTLDRALDRLQSEDFIHKTRDSEDLREVVIKTRTMRTYNPSRD from the coding sequence GTGACCGGCACTGAGTCGGGACGGTTCGCGGACCTCCCGCCCAGTGCCAAGTACGTCTACGAACTCGTCGACCGGGATGGCCCGCTCACCCGCCAGGAGCTCCTGCAGAAACTCCCCGAGCCGACGCTCGACCGGGCCCTCGATCGCCTTCAAAGTGAGGACTTTATCCACAAGACCCGCGATTCCGAGGACCTCAGAGAGGTAGTCATCAAAACGAGGACTATGCGGACGTATAACCCCTCCCGGGACTGA
- a CDS encoding phage head morphogenesis protein translates to MTTTTSARLAQPSGTDSIEADFLAAIGGRRASSYGRADRVRGLVRKTVGYKNDALGLTARDQAKLAEPRETFPRQDRDGLLREFEQWFREVLRDELLVAMSSQSVRGGDHWTAEYIRRAYLKAWQQATGRLQQQGVSTETRQPEAIVQLPVARSHLRKLYMRTYENLDSVTDDMATTIRQELASGLEAGENPRQMASRLTDEIDSITNTRLRTLARTEVIHSHTEATLDRYERAGADTVRHGEWSDADDSRVCPICSTLDGDEYSISEFRTGTFTFEPSGDEPDHLAGEYRLSPPAHPNCRCTILPVIG, encoded by the coding sequence GTGACCACGACAACGTCCGCTCGCCTCGCCCAACCGTCTGGGACTGACTCGATCGAGGCGGACTTCCTCGCTGCCATCGGCGGTCGGAGGGCAAGCTCCTACGGCCGCGCCGATCGTGTCCGCGGGCTGGTTCGCAAGACCGTCGGCTACAAAAACGACGCTCTCGGCCTGACTGCGCGCGACCAGGCCAAGTTGGCCGAGCCCCGAGAGACGTTTCCCCGACAAGACCGCGACGGGCTCCTCCGGGAGTTCGAGCAGTGGTTCCGCGAGGTGCTTCGGGATGAGCTACTGGTCGCCATGTCCTCCCAGTCGGTCCGCGGCGGCGACCACTGGACAGCGGAGTACATTCGCCGGGCCTATCTGAAAGCCTGGCAGCAGGCGACCGGGCGTCTCCAGCAGCAGGGCGTCAGCACGGAGACGCGTCAGCCCGAGGCGATCGTACAGTTGCCAGTCGCCCGCAGCCATCTCCGGAAGCTGTACATGCGGACCTACGAGAACCTCGACAGCGTCACCGACGACATGGCGACGACGATCCGCCAGGAACTTGCCAGCGGTCTGGAAGCCGGCGAGAACCCACGGCAGATGGCGTCCCGGCTCACCGATGAGATCGACTCCATCACGAACACTCGGCTTCGGACGCTCGCCCGGACGGAAGTCATCCACAGTCACACGGAAGCGACGCTCGACCGATACGAGCGCGCCGGCGCCGACACCGTCCGCCACGGCGAGTGGTCAGATGCCGACGACAGTCGCGTCTGCCCCATCTGCTCCACGCTCGACGGCGACGAATACTCCATCTCGGAGTTCAGGACTGGGACGTTCACGTTCGAGCCGTCGGGTGACGAGCCGGACCACCTTGCCGGCGAGTACCGGCTATCTCCGCCGGCGCATCCGAACTGCCGGTGTACGATCCTGCCGGTCATCGGATAA
- a CDS encoding sulfatase-like hydrolase/transferase, whose protein sequence is MKLEGKDEFENVLIFVSDALRYDSAVEELEDQTVVKTVASGISSPPGFASIITGRDPSEHGVLEFSHRLDSDIPTIFDLYDTASFYHEGEELGKVLGTTNTVDHKPVEELEPPFLYFERCLIPHAPYSYEPDEFEDSVREYTKANQSQAREDYQRGVKRSLEKFKRRVEALEKRGLLDDTLVSLTADHGQLLGDRGVYGHGSVTSPEVVYVPTVFYNDSVTAPEDGWMAHIDILPTIASAAASEVKFADEGGGMDLFNGGDDKRMIFNQLDDDEWSVWDGSGGILFRDRSLLYHLGWWGYQLSRGAYSPLNRQHPLQLLKTSFSGFRTDSVIYGDPHFNVDEASEFGMTLLGEGSQSLLRDEIDRDHLEDLGYLDT, encoded by the coding sequence ATGAAACTCGAAGGAAAAGACGAGTTCGAAAACGTCCTTATTTTCGTTTCTGACGCCCTTCGATACGATAGTGCAGTCGAGGAGCTGGAGGATCAGACTGTGGTAAAGACAGTCGCTTCCGGGATCTCCAGCCCCCCAGGGTTCGCCTCGATTATCACGGGCCGAGACCCATCTGAGCACGGTGTTCTGGAGTTCAGCCATCGGTTGGATTCCGATATTCCGACAATTTTCGACCTCTACGACACAGCATCGTTCTATCACGAGGGGGAAGAATTAGGAAAGGTTCTCGGAACAACGAATACAGTTGATCACAAGCCGGTTGAAGAACTTGAACCGCCGTTTCTGTATTTCGAGCGCTGTCTCATCCCCCATGCACCGTATAGCTACGAACCCGATGAGTTCGAAGATTCTGTGCGAGAGTATACAAAAGCGAACCAGAGCCAGGCGCGAGAGGATTACCAGAGGGGCGTCAAGCGGAGTCTTGAGAAGTTCAAACGTCGTGTGGAGGCGCTCGAAAAACGGGGACTGCTTGATGACACACTCGTCAGTTTGACCGCTGATCATGGGCAGTTACTCGGTGATCGCGGTGTATACGGCCACGGTAGTGTGACCTCTCCCGAAGTGGTGTACGTTCCAACTGTCTTCTACAATGACTCGGTTACGGCCCCCGAAGATGGTTGGATGGCACATATCGATATACTTCCCACGATCGCCTCGGCAGCTGCGTCTGAGGTCAAATTCGCCGACGAAGGGGGTGGAATGGATCTGTTCAATGGAGGCGACGACAAACGGATGATCTTCAATCAACTGGATGATGACGAGTGGAGTGTTTGGGATGGCTCTGGAGGAATCCTCTTTCGGGATCGCTCGCTTCTGTATCACCTCGGCTGGTGGGGGTATCAGCTCTCTCGGGGCGCCTACAGTCCGCTTAACCGTCAGCACCCACTCCAGCTCCTAAAAACGTCGTTCAGTGGGTTCCGAACAGACTCAGTCATCTACGGCGATCCGCACTTTAATGTTGATGAAGCATCGGAATTTGGAATGACTCTCCTCGGAGAAGGTTCTCAGTCGCTGTTGCGAGACGAAATAGATCGAGACCATCTCGAAGATCTCGGCTATCTCGATACATGA
- a CDS encoding Cdc6/Cdc18 family protein, which produces MIRSPRALNHNEVPDQELIVYRGHHLSDVEQAVQDLIHGRAADPFILHGPPGTGKTMVARHTLRRYDSRDDVVTAYVDCWRDYDEYHLLSDVVDELSLRVVHENSTPQSTLVDALQAETDRSRVVVLDELEMVQDPAPLDALAAAPNLTVVGIVNDRDELDDTVGAVWGQLGESRYLQFGDYSVTQLTRILARRAEHALAGTPLSDLQIEHIAEAADGDARLGICILRAAAEHAYEGDAESITDGHIASAVETASRELHEETLARLTHHQRTLYEVVRDAGEISPAGAHDRYADRVADPRSSKTASNYLRKMVSYGLLVAEGATRGKTYRIDDSGYAAPGFP; this is translated from the coding sequence GTGATCCGAAGTCCGCGGGCCCTGAACCACAACGAGGTGCCGGATCAGGAGCTAATCGTCTACCGCGGGCACCACTTAAGCGATGTCGAGCAGGCCGTACAGGACCTCATCCACGGCCGCGCGGCGGATCCGTTCATCCTCCACGGTCCGCCCGGCACCGGGAAGACGATGGTCGCCCGGCACACGCTCCGGCGGTACGACTCCCGAGACGACGTGGTCACCGCCTACGTCGACTGCTGGCGAGACTACGACGAGTACCACCTCCTCTCGGATGTCGTCGACGAACTCTCGCTGCGCGTTGTCCACGAAAACTCGACGCCGCAGTCCACGCTTGTCGACGCGCTTCAGGCCGAGACCGACCGGTCGCGCGTGGTCGTCCTCGACGAACTGGAGATGGTGCAGGACCCCGCGCCACTCGACGCGCTCGCCGCCGCGCCGAACCTCACGGTTGTCGGGATCGTCAACGACCGCGACGAGCTCGACGACACCGTCGGGGCGGTCTGGGGTCAGCTGGGTGAGAGTCGGTACCTGCAGTTCGGCGACTACTCAGTCACCCAGCTGACGCGGATCCTCGCACGGCGGGCCGAGCACGCCCTTGCCGGAACGCCGCTCTCGGACCTGCAGATCGAACACATCGCGGAGGCCGCCGACGGGGACGCGCGACTGGGCATCTGCATCCTGCGGGCGGCCGCCGAGCACGCATACGAGGGCGACGCCGAGTCGATCACTGACGGCCACATCGCCAGCGCTGTGGAGACGGCCAGTCGCGAGTTACACGAGGAGACGCTGGCGCGGCTTACCCACCACCAGCGGACGCTCTACGAGGTCGTGCGAGATGCGGGCGAGATCTCACCGGCCGGGGCGCACGACCGATACGCCGACCGCGTGGCCGACCCACGGAGTTCGAAAACGGCCAGTAACTACCTGCGGAAGATGGTCTCCTACGGGTTGCTGGTCGCCGAGGGCGCGACGCGGGGCAAGACCTACCGCATCGACGACAGCGGGTACGCCGCCCCCGGGTTCCCGTAG
- a CDS encoding MarR family transcriptional regulator: MANKNFEPTGQQRQVLNVFRDEYQVNPRLIRDVTGLERQRVNDALSALGNAGWIEKRTRGLYRLVYDGEGYVTVELRHKERDR, encoded by the coding sequence GTGGCGAACAAGAATTTCGAGCCGACGGGGCAGCAGCGACAGGTCCTCAACGTCTTCCGCGACGAGTACCAGGTAAACCCGCGACTGATCCGTGACGTGACAGGGCTGGAGCGCCAGCGAGTCAACGACGCGCTGTCGGCGCTGGGGAACGCCGGCTGGATCGAGAAGCGAACGCGGGGGCTGTACCGACTTGTCTACGACGGCGAAGGGTACGTGACTGTCGAACTCCGGCACAAGGAGCGCGATCGGTGA
- a CDS encoding site-specific integrase yields MSTYDHNHQNAGGTTAASFRAVNDQTRHCKEDALSDREFEQAVRATYRLDNGYWARECRLILFAAGRLGLRSGEICHLHEDWIDWRNNMIEIPRHETCTLGKDGGICGTCRQAAKQMVAHNEDLDQTTAESLMWGPKTEHSAREIPLDATERAAIAVEEFFEDYDHVAISQGTIARRVTTIAEEAVGLDPETTYPHCLRATAASYWAARGLNAVNLKSLMGWSDFQVAMNYIEASGERTAQSLRALTG; encoded by the coding sequence ATGTCGACCTACGACCACAACCACCAAAACGCTGGTGGCACGACTGCAGCATCGTTTCGCGCCGTAAACGACCAGACGCGTCACTGCAAAGAGGATGCGCTGTCCGACCGAGAGTTCGAACAGGCCGTCCGCGCGACCTACCGCCTCGATAACGGCTACTGGGCTCGTGAGTGTCGCCTGATCCTGTTCGCAGCCGGCCGCCTGGGCCTCCGCTCGGGCGAGATCTGCCATCTCCACGAAGATTGGATCGACTGGCGCAACAACATGATCGAGATCCCGCGTCACGAAACCTGCACGCTCGGGAAGGACGGCGGGATCTGCGGGACCTGTCGCCAGGCCGCGAAGCAGATGGTCGCGCACAACGAGGACCTCGACCAGACGACTGCCGAGTCGCTGATGTGGGGGCCGAAGACCGAGCACTCCGCCCGGGAGATCCCGCTCGACGCGACCGAGCGGGCGGCCATCGCGGTCGAGGAGTTCTTTGAGGACTACGACCACGTCGCCATCTCGCAGGGCACGATCGCCCGCCGCGTGACGACGATCGCCGAGGAGGCCGTCGGCCTTGACCCCGAGACGACCTACCCGCACTGCCTTCGGGCGACGGCGGCCAGCTACTGGGCGGCCAGGGGGCTGAACGCGGTGAATCTGAAGTCATTGATGGGGTGGTCGGACTTTCAGGTGGCGATGAACTATATCGAGGCCAGCGGTGAGCGGACCGCGCAGTCGCTCCGAGCGCTGACGGGCTGA
- a CDS encoding PQQ-binding-like beta-propeller repeat protein, with protein sequence MPSPPERSAAILRHLKRRIDGVEERIQSDAIPNPIGTSDDGALISDQVTRGTGTPSVNWPMYRHDPRHTGVADAAGPAGSATEMWTYSFSGEVVASPVVVDGIVYGVGGGGTIAAINSGDGTAEWSASPGGPTDATPAVVNGTLYARVGSNVHAFDTDDGTEQWSQSPSSSGGVSSPAVVNGSVYVGGGDHISAIDASDGSILWQTGADARSSPAVVGGTVYCGSNDGTIYALNAGDGSEQWTYNTGNRIEASPSVVGGTVYVGDTGNNLYALNASDGSEEWVNTSFSGYYGIYSSPAVANGTVFCGSSNGALRAVSASDGSNEWTYTTGDVVYSSSPAYADGVVYIGAWDSTIHAVNAIDGSENWTFSVGDWVDSSPAVVDGAVYCGCNDGVLYALE encoded by the coding sequence ATGCCATCTCCACCAGAGCGGTCGGCGGCGATCCTCCGCCACCTGAAGCGTCGCATCGACGGCGTTGAGGAACGCATCCAGAGCGACGCCATCCCCAACCCGATCGGAACCTCGGACGACGGCGCACTGATCTCGGATCAAGTGACCCGGGGCACGGGCACCCCATCGGTCAACTGGCCGATGTACCGACACGACCCAAGGCACACGGGGGTCGCCGACGCGGCCGGGCCGGCCGGATCCGCCACGGAGATGTGGACGTATTCGTTCTCCGGGGAAGTCGTTGCGTCGCCGGTTGTGGTCGATGGGATAGTGTACGGCGTCGGTGGCGGCGGCACTATCGCCGCAATCAACTCCGGTGATGGCACTGCCGAGTGGTCAGCATCTCCTGGTGGTCCTACAGATGCAACCCCCGCGGTCGTTAACGGGACTCTGTACGCCAGAGTCGGATCAAATGTCCACGCTTTCGACACGGACGATGGGACCGAACAGTGGTCGCAATCTCCTTCGAGCAGTGGGGGCGTCTCATCACCAGCGGTCGTGAACGGATCCGTTTATGTCGGTGGGGGAGACCATATCAGTGCCATCGACGCGTCGGATGGGTCGATTCTCTGGCAAACTGGAGCAGATGCGCGCTCATCACCCGCTGTCGTCGGCGGGACGGTTTACTGTGGGTCCAATGATGGGACGATATATGCACTGAACGCCGGTGACGGTTCCGAGCAGTGGACATATAATACGGGGAATAGAATTGAGGCCTCCCCCTCCGTAGTTGGAGGCACGGTCTACGTCGGCGATACTGGCAACAATCTATACGCGCTAAACGCCAGTGATGGCTCGGAAGAGTGGGTCAACACGAGTTTCTCGGGGTATTATGGGATCTACTCCTCGCCAGCGGTCGCGAATGGAACGGTCTTCTGTGGGTCATCGAACGGCGCACTACGGGCGGTCAGTGCCAGCGACGGCTCGAACGAATGGACGTATACGACTGGGGACGTGGTCTACAGCTCCTCGCCAGCCTACGCCGACGGCGTCGTCTATATCGGCGCCTGGGACTCGACGATCCACGCGGTCAACGCGATCGACGGCTCGGAGAACTGGACGTTCTCGGTCGGCGACTGGGTGGACTCCTCGCCTGCGGTCGTCGATGGAGCCGTCTACTGCGGGTGCAACGACGGGGTCCTGTACGCGCTGGAGTGA
- a CDS encoding winged helix DNA-binding protein codes for MRPVDERILETMRDEGNMTPRALADFDVTSQSHGSDRLSTLARAGLVEKISRGLYRLTDEGEAFLNEDLDASTLPDPTDD; via the coding sequence ATGCGACCCGTCGACGAGCGCATCCTCGAAACGATGCGCGACGAGGGGAACATGACGCCCCGAGCGCTCGCTGACTTCGATGTCACTTCCCAGAGCCACGGTAGCGATCGCCTGTCCACCCTTGCGCGCGCTGGCTTGGTTGAGAAGATCTCTCGCGGCCTCTACCGCCTTACCGACGAGGGGGAGGCGTTCCTCAACGAGGATCTCGACGCCAGCACGCTCCCCGACCCGACCGACGACTGA
- a CDS encoding polysaccharide deacetylase family protein, whose amino-acid sequence MPDTVVSDALRFPQDEGLSASIADGHESWPSAGYLAGLANAVGEQPFVDHGLTFTNHDGSNDEVDVASGRAYVHVDTVDVQSGLGGSAPPSYDRQLSGPVPLMLELPTGAANLSVSSGTANPVWLAYALDSIVDGVEAGDIYLRHGSGETAPPHPSVKLGETNPDSPGSDTRASDGPVLDARSATIDEATIQRLAAAIDANGQDITGAGTVGADLIDTEDLGSDNPPIRSGHANMADIGIDSRSEVQSKTGKYTKPTFMLHFDDGLSSHYEKRDFFADRNVKPGFAVRPGEMGDTNRLTWDQTRELQDEYDYEINSHGHGDWGRFDTSTDEEIEKEVVEAQRLFAENRVFARHYVYANGATGGVVGKGVVSDYYGAGWGTGGDIIDYDTRYGLPRESMDGTDRTTLENAIDNAISSETGLVLYGHEIIETEANEDGNSVSTEKLQHLIDYVRNNGGEWATNSKELLRHSNSTWRISNEDGGSFEHSNGRPRIVTSDGDQAIVTDNDGDALHRWFDDGGFDVEVRDSSYFRLNGNYLFYLFDGGEAIAMQHDNGTNRLRGAGDFEMHGGGPAPQPTNLSGVTGNRDGEIRVDDGTNTTIRGTACVWDDTNNVWRPVNDPDTGSFT is encoded by the coding sequence ATGCCAGACACAGTCGTCTCCGACGCGCTTCGCTTCCCCCAGGACGAGGGGCTCTCCGCGAGCATCGCCGACGGTCACGAGTCCTGGCCCTCGGCGGGCTATCTCGCCGGACTCGCCAACGCCGTCGGCGAGCAACCCTTCGTCGACCACGGGCTGACGTTCACGAACCACGACGGGAGCAACGACGAGGTCGACGTGGCCTCCGGCCGGGCGTACGTCCACGTCGACACGGTCGACGTGCAGTCAGGACTCGGCGGGTCGGCGCCGCCCAGCTACGACCGCCAGCTGTCGGGGCCGGTCCCGCTCATGCTGGAGCTCCCGACCGGCGCCGCGAACCTCTCGGTCTCGTCGGGGACGGCCAACCCCGTCTGGCTGGCCTACGCCCTCGACTCGATCGTCGACGGCGTCGAGGCCGGCGACATCTACCTCCGCCACGGGTCTGGGGAGACGGCGCCGCCCCACCCGAGCGTCAAGCTCGGCGAGACGAATCCCGACAGCCCGGGCTCGGATACCCGCGCCTCGGACGGGCCCGTACTCGATGCCCGGTCGGCGACGATCGACGAGGCGACGATCCAGCGCCTCGCCGCGGCCATCGACGCGAACGGCCAGGACATCACTGGGGCAGGGACGGTCGGGGCCGACCTGATCGATACAGAGGACTTAGGGAGCGATAACCCCCCCATTCGCAGCGGCCATGCGAATATGGCCGACATCGGCATCGATAGCCGTTCGGAGGTCCAAAGCAAGACAGGAAAGTATACGAAACCGACGTTCATGCTGCATTTTGACGACGGACTCTCTTCGCATTATGAGAAGCGGGACTTTTTCGCGGACAGAAACGTCAAGCCAGGGTTTGCTGTCCGTCCTGGTGAGATGGGGGACACGAATCGTCTCACATGGGACCAAACGCGGGAGTTGCAGGACGAATATGACTACGAGATAAACAGCCACGGACACGGAGATTGGGGGCGGTTTGACACCTCCACTGACGAGGAAATCGAAAAGGAAGTCGTTGAGGCACAACGGCTCTTTGCCGAGAACCGTGTTTTCGCCCGACACTACGTTTACGCGAATGGGGCTACTGGAGGGGTAGTTGGGAAAGGCGTCGTCTCCGACTACTATGGAGCTGGCTGGGGAACTGGCGGTGATATAATTGACTACGACACGCGGTATGGCCTGCCCAGGGAAAGTATGGACGGGACCGATCGAACAACCCTCGAAAATGCCATAGATAACGCGATCTCGTCTGAGACTGGGTTGGTCCTCTACGGCCACGAGATAATTGAGACTGAGGCTAACGAGGACGGAAATTCCGTCTCGACGGAAAAACTCCAACACCTCATCGACTACGTAAGAAACAACGGCGGCGAGTGGGCGACCAACTCAAAAGAGCTTCTCCGCCACTCAAACTCCACATGGAGAATCAGCAACGAGGATGGTGGCTCATTTGAGCACTCAAACGGCCGTCCGCGCATAGTCACCTCTGATGGGGATCAGGCCATCGTAACTGACAACGACGGGGACGCGCTACACCGATGGTTTGATGACGGCGGTTTTGACGTTGAGGTCCGCGACAGCTCGTATTTCCGCTTAAACGGCAATTATCTATTCTATCTATTTGACGGCGGAGAAGCTATCGCAATGCAGCACGACAACGGGACGAACAGATTACGGGGGGCGGGGGATTTTGAGATGCACGGCGGCGGCCCAGCCCCACAACCAACCAATCTTTCAGGAGTCACTGGCAATCGTGATGGAGAGATCCGAGTCGACGACGGGACGAACACAACCATTCGGGGGACAGCTTGCGTCTGGGATGACACAAACAATGTTTGGAGGCCTGTCAACGACCCTGATACTGGCTCCTTCACGTGA